Proteins found in one Microtus pennsylvanicus isolate mMicPen1 chromosome 14, mMicPen1.hap1, whole genome shotgun sequence genomic segment:
- the LOC142835229 gene encoding LOW QUALITY PROTEIN: serine protease inhibitor A3N-like (The sequence of the model RefSeq protein was modified relative to this genomic sequence to represent the inferred CDS: substituted 1 base at 1 genomic stop codon), which yields MAGNSAAVLCQPDGTLGRSSAIPENQSNGTREDNLALTSTNTDFAFSLYKELVLKNPDKNIVFSPLSISAALAVLSLGANNNTLQEILEGLNINLTETPEADIHRGFGQLLHMLGQPNEELQISTGSSMFVEKQMQILAEFKEKIRALYQAEASSVNFQQPHEAKKLINDYVRNQTQGKIKELISGLDEDTVMVLVNYVYFKGKWETPFDPNLTFASDFYLDNEKTVEVPMMKVKFLTTAYFRDKELSCTVVERKYTGNASALFILPDQGKMQQVEASLQPETLRKWRDSLSSRCIEELSLPKFTISTDYGLQNILPQLGIRQVFSTQADLSGITGSRELRVSQVVHKAVLDVAETGTEAAAATGLLKKRSALIRNPLRVNFNRPFLMIISDTDTQTSLFMAKITNPKGNXNFPSGKRSRFLGSPLTNLTLQMDTTSFFTQKCSPWSK from the exons ATGGCTGGAAATTCCGCTGCTGTCCTCTGCCAGCCAGATGGCACCTTGGGAAGGAGCAGTGCAATCCCGGAAAACCAAAGTAACGGGACACGAGAGGACAATCTAGCACTGACCTCCACCAACACTGACTTTGCCTTCAGCCTCTACAAGGAGCTGGTTTTGAAGAATCCAGATAAAAACATCGTCTTCTCCCCACTCAGCATCTCAGCTGCCTTGGCCGTCCTGTCCCTGGGAGCAAACAACAACACTCTGCAAGAGATTCTAGAAGGTCTCAATATCAATCTCACAGAGACCCCTGAGGCAGACATACACCGAGGCTTTGGGCAGCTCCTCCATATGCTCGGTCAGCCAAATGAGGAGCTGCAGATCAGCACAGGCAGCTCCATGTTTGTTGAAAAGCAAATGCAGATCCTGGCAGAGTTCAAGGAGAAGATAAGGGCGCTGTACCAGGCTGAGGCATCAAGTGTCAACTTCCAGCAGCCTCATGAGGCCAAAAAGCTCATCAATGACTATGTGAGGAATCAGACCCAGGGGAAGATCAAGGAACTGATCTCAGGCCTGGATGAGGACACAGTAATGGTGCTGGTGAATTACGTCTACTTTAAAG GAAAATGGGAGACACCCTTTGACCCTAATTTAACATTTGCATCTGACTTCTACTTGGACAATGAGAAGACTGTGGAGGTGCCCATGATGAAAGTTAAGTTTCTGACCACAGCCTACTTCCGCGATAAGGAGCTGTCCTGCACTGTGGTTGAGCGGAAGTACACAGGCAATGCCAGCGCCCTGTTCATCCTCCCTGATCAAGGCAAGATGCAGCAGGTGGAAGCCAGCCTGCAGCCAGAGACCCTGAGGAAGTGGAGGgactctctgagttccaggtgt ATCGAGGAGCTCTCCCTGCCCAAGTTCACCATCTCCACTGATTACGGCCTGCAGAACATCCTTCCACAACTGGGCATCAGGCAAGTCTTCTCCACACAGGCTGACCTGTCTGGGATCACAGGGTCTAGGGAACTGAGAGTCTCTCAG GTGGTCCACAAGGCTGTGCTGGACGTGGCTgagacaggcacagaagcagcGGCTGCCACGGGATTGTTGAAGAAAAGATCGGCTCTAATTAGGAATCCTTTGAGAGTGAATTTCAACAGGCCATTCCTCATGATTATCTCTGACACAGATACTCAGACTTCACTCTTTATGGCCAAAATCACGAATCCCAAGGGAAACTAGAACTTCCCAAGTG